A genomic region of Carassius carassius chromosome 27, fCarCar2.1, whole genome shotgun sequence contains the following coding sequences:
- the LOC132106530 gene encoding gap junction Cx32.2 protein-like, protein MGDWGFLSALLDKVQSHSTVIGKIWMSILFIFRILVLGAGAENVWGDERSNLVCNTNTPGCESLCYDWKFPISHIRFWVMQIIFVSTPTLVYLGHVVHVIHQENKLRKEQKRNPMSKSPKYTNEKGKVEIKGSILGSYLTQLFIKIIIEVAFIVGQYYLFGFIMERKFHCKQSPCTVETECFISRPTEKTIFIIFMLVVACVSLALNVLEIFYLLCKRISGRNKKYRNVMYPGDSHYPSPFSAELDSAHSMRHNELNMAFQKRLAQSKGSHDEAESEP, encoded by the coding sequence ATGGGAGATTGGGGATTCCTCTCAGCTTTACTGGACAAAGTACAGTCCCACTCCACTGTCATCGGCAAGATATGGATGAGCATCCTCTTCATCTTCAGGATCCTGGTGCTGGGAGCAGGAGCAGAGAACGTGTGGGGTGATGAGCGATCCAACTTAGTGTGCAACACCAACACGCCTGGTTGCGAAAGCTTGTGCTACGACTGGAAGTTCCCCATCTCTCATATTCGCTTCTGGGTCATGCAGATCATTTTCGTTTCCACTCCAACTTTGGTGTATCTGGGCCACGTGGTGCACGTCATCCACCAAGAGAACAAACTGAGAAAGGAGCAGAAAAGAAACCCGATGTCAAAGTCTCCAAAATATACGAACGAAAAAGGGAAGGTTGAAATCAAAGGAAGCATACTGGGTAGTTACTTGACCCAACTGTTTATTAAAATCATTATTGAGGTGGCTTTCATCGTTGGACAGTATTATCTGTTTGGATTTATTATGGAGCGCAAGTTCCACTGTAAGCAGTCGCCATGTACGGTGGAGACAGAGTGTTTCATTTCTAGACCCACAGAGAAAACCATCTTCATTATCTTCATGTTGGTGGTGGCATGTGTGTCTCTGGCCTTAAATGTTCTAGAAATCTTTTATTTGCTTTGTAAGAGGATAAGTGGGAGAAATAAGAAATATAGAAATGTAATGTATCCTGGTGATTCCCATTATCCTTCACCTTTTTCAGCAGAACTTGATTCGGCTCATTCTATGAGACACAATGAGTTAAACATGGCCTTTCAGAAAAGGTTGGCTCAAAGCAAAGGCAGCCACGATGAAGCAGAATCTGAGCCATAG